Proteins encoded together in one Mannheimia haemolytica window:
- the sdcS_3 gene encoding Na(+)/dicarboxylate symporter: MSWDIVATLAVTGIAVFLFATEKMRMDAVAILVLCSLVLLGQVDTKSALSGFSNSATVTVTAMFVLAAGLQNSGALDSVGSLLAKVKSPWLFLLVLCGVNAAVSPFVNNTAVVAVLIPIVIAAAQNIKMAPSKALIPLSFSSQMAGVCTLIGTSTNLLVNAIAQKQGHSGFGMFEFAPLGIIFLVVGVAYLLVTSRFLLPESHLQLEDGEGFGKYVSELKVNKDSVLIGKSTFESGLNEEFNLFTIGVLRDGERLSTPSHQVLQKHDILLLRGESENLAKVREKYGLHHVVYGRRENDEDNLDEDLMVAEVMISPISRWIGGTIPILQQRWNKNATVLGIQRQSKVIRERLRTTAFKMGDILLLTLPKEDMDTLRQDKDFIVLSSDLVKTEESWKSKFALGVMVSVVATAALGWISISVSALIGAVAMCVAGCLTAEEAYQSIDWKIILVLAGLLPLGEAMANSGAAQFIVDNTLGKVGEFGPLVVLAVLYLLTMVLTEFMSNAGTAVLLTPIAVSTAKMLEVDASPFIIAVMFAAATSFMTPVGYQTNTMVYGAGGYKFTDFIKIGLPLNVIYWILGIVLIPIFFPFNP, translated from the coding sequence ATGTCTTGGGATATTGTTGCAACATTGGCAGTTACTGGGATTGCCGTATTTTTATTTGCAACTGAAAAAATGCGAATGGATGCTGTCGCTATTTTGGTACTGTGTTCATTAGTATTATTGGGGCAAGTTGATACCAAATCCGCCCTAAGTGGATTTTCAAACTCAGCTACTGTAACCGTAACCGCAATGTTTGTATTAGCTGCTGGTTTACAAAATAGTGGGGCTTTAGATAGCGTAGGCAGTTTACTTGCTAAGGTAAAATCCCCTTGGTTATTCTTGCTTGTACTCTGTGGCGTAAATGCTGCTGTTTCTCCTTTTGTGAATAATACGGCAGTGGTTGCAGTATTAATTCCGATTGTGATTGCCGCAGCACAGAATATAAAAATGGCTCCTTCCAAAGCCCTTATTCCATTATCATTTTCTTCTCAAATGGCAGGTGTTTGTACACTGATCGGTACCTCCACTAATTTATTAGTTAATGCAATCGCTCAAAAGCAAGGGCATTCCGGTTTTGGTATGTTTGAATTTGCCCCCTTGGGGATTATTTTTTTAGTGGTTGGGGTTGCCTATTTATTAGTGACCAGCCGTTTCTTATTACCCGAATCACATTTGCAACTTGAAGATGGTGAGGGGTTTGGAAAATATGTTTCTGAACTTAAAGTAAATAAAGACTCTGTATTAATTGGCAAAAGTACCTTTGAATCAGGATTAAATGAAGAATTTAATCTATTTACTATCGGTGTTCTGCGTGATGGGGAAAGATTATCGACACCGAGTCATCAAGTATTACAAAAACACGATATTTTATTGTTGCGGGGTGAATCGGAAAATTTAGCAAAAGTGCGAGAAAAATATGGATTGCACCACGTTGTGTATGGACGCCGTGAGAATGATGAAGATAATCTGGATGAAGACTTGATGGTGGCTGAAGTGATGATTTCTCCGATCTCTCGTTGGATAGGAGGGACTATTCCTATTTTACAACAGCGTTGGAATAAAAATGCAACGGTGTTAGGCATTCAACGCCAAAGTAAAGTAATTCGTGAGCGTTTACGCACCACTGCTTTTAAAATGGGGGATATTTTATTACTCACATTACCAAAAGAGGATATGGATACGTTACGCCAAGATAAAGACTTTATTGTGTTATCCTCTGATTTAGTCAAAACTGAGGAGTCGTGGAAAAGCAAATTTGCTTTAGGGGTAATGGTTTCGGTGGTGGCAACAGCAGCATTAGGCTGGATTTCAATTTCAGTGAGCGCCTTGATTGGTGCAGTTGCGATGTGTGTTGCCGGTTGTTTAACGGCTGAAGAAGCCTATCAATCTATTGACTGGAAAATCATCTTAGTCTTAGCTGGATTACTGCCATTAGGTGAAGCGATGGCAAATAGTGGGGCGGCGCAATTTATTGTTGATAACACGCTTGGTAAAGTAGGGGAGTTCGGGCCTTTAGTGGTGTTAGCTGTATTATATTTACTGACAATGGTGTTAACCGAATTTATGAGTAATGCAGGGACTGCCGTGTTGCTTACGCCTATTGCGGTTTCTACCGCTAAAATGTTAGAGGTAGATGCTTCCCCATTCATTATTGCCGTAATGTTTGCGGCTGCAACCAGCTTTATGACCCCCGTGGGTTACCAAACCAACACGATGGTATATGGTGCAGGTGGTTATAAATTTACCGATTTCATTAAAATTGGTTTACCGCTAAATGTAATCTACTGGATTTTAGGGATAGTATTAATTCCGATTTTCTTCCCTTTTAATCCATAA